AAGGCCCATGGGCGCTTCATCGTCGGCTACGCCGGCGGCCACGGCCTGGCCAACGCGCTGGATTATCTGCTGGAGGCGGCGGCCTTGATGCAGGACGCGCCGGTGACCTTCGTGCTGGTGGGCGACGGCCCGGACAAGGAGGCGCTGGCGGCGCGCGCCGCCGAGCTGAGGCTGAACAATGTGATGTTCCTGCCGTCCATCGCCAAGCGCAGCGTGCCGGCCTTTCTGGCCGAGTGCGACGCGCTGTACATCGGCTGGCGCAAGCTGCCGATCTACCGTTTCGGCATCAACCCGAACAAGCTGTTCGACTACATGATGGCGGGCAAGCCGGTGATCCACTCGGTGGAGGCCGGCAACGACATGGTGAAGGACGCCGGCGCGGGGCTGAGCGTGGGCGCGGAAGACCCGGCGGCCATCGCGGATGCCGTCAAGCGCATGGCGGTGCTGCCGCTGGCCGAGCGCGAAGCGATGGGCGCGGCCGGCAAGGCCTATGTGCTGGCCAACCACGATTACGCGGTGCTGGCGCGGCGCTTCCTGGCGGCGGTGAAGTTGTAGGCTTCCGATCTATGGGGTGAAAGCTTTGAGACTGGATTACGCAGAGTTCGGCGCGGGACAACCGTTATTGTTGCTGTTGGGTTTCGGCATGGGGCATGAGGATGCCATCGAGCTGGGCTATGCGGCGGCGATGAAGAACCGCTGCCGATTGATCTGCGTTTCTCCGCGCGGGCATGGAACGAGTCCCGCGCCTGGAGAGGTTTCCGCATATGGGCTGGAAGCCATCGTGTCCGATATCGCGCAGGCATTGGATGGCTTGCAGGTGGAAAAAACGGCGGTATGGGGATATTCCCTGGGCGCCAAGCTGGCGCTCGGACTCGCGGCTTGGCATCCGCAGCGGGTTGAGCGGATGCTGCTCGGAGGTTTCGAGACCCAGAGCGTTTTTTCGCCGGAGACCGATATCGTGCTGGAGGCCTTGCGCCAAGGCGGCGAGGCCTGGCGCGATCTGTGGCGCCGGCTGATGCCGGTGCCGGCAGGGATGGCGGAGCGGTTGGCCGCCGCGGACAGGAAAGCGCTGCAGGCGCTGCGATTGGCGGAGAAAGAGTGGCCGGATATGGGAAGCCTGCTGGGGCAATGCGAGATGCCGGTGGCGCTTTACGCCGCAGATCGCTGCTTTGCTCGCGCCAACATGGCGGCGCTGGCGGAGGCTCACGGGCTGGCTTGCGCCATCTTGCCGGGCTGCGATCATTTTTCCTTGTTGGCGGAGCCCGCGCGCGTGGCGGCTGCGGTCAATGAGCAGATAGTCGTGCTGCAAGAGACAGAAAGAAAACCATGATGAAGAATATTTGGATGGCGGCGATGGCCGCTTGCATGGGCGTGGTAGCGTTGCCAGCCCAGTCCGCCGGCTTCAACTGCGCTTACGCCAAGCTGAAGGTGGAAAAAATGATTTGCGCCGACGCCGAGCTGTCGGCCCTGGACTCGGAATTGGCCAAGCGCTTCACCGCGATTCAGGATGAGACCAAAGGCATCGACGGCGATACCGGCAAACGGCTGGATCCCTATGGCAAGGAGCAGGTACGCTGGCTGAAGGAAGTGCGCAACACGTGCGAGGATGCCTTGTGCGTGCGCGACGCTTACAAGAAGCGGTTGAAGTACTTCGCCAAGGTTGAGAAGGATTTGGGCCTGTAAGTCTTAATGGGGCGACATGATTGATTTGTCTGGATAGAGGCAAGGCGATGAAGAGGTTTCGAGTATTGGGATGGGGGCTGTCGCTAGCGGCAGCTTGTCTGATCGCGCAGGGCGCGGCGGCGGATGGCCTGGCCAGAGTGAAGAAGGATGGCGCGCTTTATCATTATGCCGGCCAGGTGCAATTGAGCGGGAGTTACGATTACTCCAGGGATGAAAACGCCATGAGCGCCGTCGGCGACCAGTTCTGCTTCAGCCCGGATAAGGGGTCGGCGCGCAAAATTCCCCGCGAGCGGGGCGACGACAGAGATCGCTGGTTTTGCTTCGAAAACGACAAGCAAGCGCGAACCATGCTGGAGGTGGACAAGCTCCTGAAGGACAAGCGGGTTTGCAGCTTGAGAGGCAAGGCAACCATCGAGGTGGACCACTACATCGCCGATCTGACCGATGGGACCGAAGCCAACGATACCGCGCGCCTGCTGCGGGTGGTCAGGCTGGCGCCGGCAAAGACCACGCCTTTCGTCAAAGACACCCTGCATTGTCGTGAATAAGCCTGCGCCGGACCTGTTGGCGCGGTCCTGCGCAGTTTGAATGGAAGAGGCCGCTCTCGCCGAGCGGCGTGACAGAGAGATAGTGAAATGAGCGAAACCAAGTTCCTGCCGTTCGCCTTGCCGGACATCGGCGAGGAAGAGATCAATGAAGTGGTCGACGCGCTGCGTTCCGGCTGGGTGACCACCGGTCCCAAGACCAAGCAGTTCGAGGCCGATTTCGCGGCCTTCCTGGGGGATGGCGTCGAGGCCATCGCCGTCAACTCCGCCACCGCCGGCCTGCACCTGGCGCTGGAGGCGATCGGCATCAAGGAAGGCGATGAAGTGATCGTGCCGTCCTACACCTTCACCGCCACCGCCGAAGTGGTGCGCTATCTGGGCGCGCATCCGGTATGCGTGGATGTGGACGCCGCGACGTTCAATATCCGCCCGGACGCCATCCGCGCGGCGATCACTGATAAAACCCGCGCCATCATTCCGGTCCACTTCGCCGGCCTGGCCTGCGAGATGGACGAGATCATCGCCATCGCCCGCGAGCATGGGCTGAAGATCGTCGAGGACGCCGCCCACGCCATGCCCACTTACTACAAAGGCAAGCTGGTGGGCACGCTGGATTCGGACGTCACCGTGTTCAGCTTCTACGCCAACAAGACCATGACCACCGGCGAAGGCGGCATGGTGGTGTCCAAGAACAAGGACATCATCGCTCGTTGCAAGGTGATGCGCCTGCACGGCATCAGCCGCGACGCCTTCGACCGCTA
This genomic window from Chromobacterium phragmitis contains:
- a CDS encoding alpha/beta fold hydrolase produces the protein MKALRLDYAEFGAGQPLLLLLGFGMGHEDAIELGYAAAMKNRCRLICVSPRGHGTSPAPGEVSAYGLEAIVSDIAQALDGLQVEKTAVWGYSLGAKLALGLAAWHPQRVERMLLGGFETQSVFSPETDIVLEALRQGGEAWRDLWRRLMPVPAGMAERLAAADRKALQALRLAEKEWPDMGSLLGQCEMPVALYAADRCFARANMAALAEAHGLACAILPGCDHFSLLAEPARVAAAVNEQIVVLQETERKP
- a CDS encoding lysozyme inhibitor LprI family protein — translated: MMKNIWMAAMAACMGVVALPAQSAGFNCAYAKLKVEKMICADAELSALDSELAKRFTAIQDETKGIDGDTGKRLDPYGKEQVRWLKEVRNTCEDALCVRDAYKKRLKYFAKVEKDLGL
- a CDS encoding DegT/DnrJ/EryC1/StrS family aminotransferase: MSETKFLPFALPDIGEEEINEVVDALRSGWVTTGPKTKQFEADFAAFLGDGVEAIAVNSATAGLHLALEAIGIKEGDEVIVPSYTFTATAEVVRYLGAHPVCVDVDAATFNIRPDAIRAAITDKTRAIIPVHFAGLACEMDEIIAIAREHGLKIVEDAAHAMPTYYKGKLVGTLDSDVTVFSFYANKTMTTGEGGMVVSKNKDIIARCKVMRLHGISRDAFDRYVSKTPAWYYEVVAPGYKYNMPDTAAAMGIHQLKKIRGFYEKREVMAQRFDRELADLPLILPARAKDEGSNHAWHLYPVRIKPEAGVSRDDFIAKMAEKGIGCSVHFIPLHRQPVWRDGYQLTREQFPVADAAFEAEVTLPLYTRMTDDDQTRVIAAVREILGA